Part of the Eshraghiella crossota genome is shown below.
CATAACTGTGCAGCATTAAGGGATGAAGTTAATCACACAGAGACATTGCAGGAATTATTTAGCCTGTTGGATAAAAGAATGATTGACAAATGATTTTTTTATATTCTATAATATTATGAATTGTTATGTGATAATGTATGCAGAGTTGCATTATTAGTATAAATGAGAAAGGTGAGTCAGATTATGGCAGAAAAGAAAAATTTAATGACCTACGAAGGTCTCAAAAAATTAGAGGATGAACTTCAGGACCTGAAGGTAAACAGAAGAAAAGAAGTTGCCCAGAAAATTAAGGAAGCCAGAGAACAGGGTGACCTTTCAGAAAACGCCGAATATGATGCTGCTAAAGATGAGCAGAGAGATATTGAAGCAAGAATTGAAGAAATTGAGAAAATATTAAAGAATGCAGAAGTTGCTGATGATGAATTCGGTGCAGGTGTAATTAACCTTGGAAGTACAGTTACAGTGTATGACTGTGAATTTGATGAAGAACTGGTTTTCAAGCTTGTAGGTTCAACAGAAGCTAAGAGCCTTGAAAACAAGATTTCTAATGAAGCTCCGCTTGGCAAGGCTTTAATAGGTAAGGTGGCAGGGGACGAAGTTGAAGTAGAGACACCATCCGGAATAATGAAGTACAAAGTAATTAACGTTACCAGAGAATAGTTTTAGGAGTTAGTATGGCAGATAATAACACACAGAATCAGGACATTAACGGACTTCTTCAGATTAGAAGAGATAAATTGGCGGATCTGGTTGAAAAGGGAAAAAATCCTTTTGAAATTACCAAATATGACGTTACACATCACACATCAGATGTAAAGGAATTATACACAGCCCATGAAAATGAGCTTCTTGCAGGCAGACCTGAACCTGATGTTGAGGGACTTGACGAACAGCAGAAGCGAGAGACACTTAAAGCCGATTATAATGCAAAGCGTGAAATAATGGATGCCAGTCCTATTGATGTTACAATCGCAGGAAGAATGATGTTTAAGAGAGTTATGGGTAAAGCATCTTTCTGCAACATCCAGGATCTTAAAGGCAACATCCAGGTATATGTATCAAAAGACGGCGTCGGTGAAGATTCTTATGCAGATTTTAAGAAATCGGATATCGGTGATATTTTTGGAATAAAAGGTTTTGCATTCAGAACAATGACAGGTGAGATTTCCATCCATGCGTCAGAAATCGTTCTTTTGTCAAAGAGCTTACAGATACTTCCTGAAAAATATCATGGTTTAACAGATACAGACGCAAGATATCGTCAGAGATATGTTGACCTTATTATGAATTCGGAAGTTAAAGATACATTTATCAAACGTTCAATGATTATCAAGGAAATCCGTAATTTCCTTGCAGGACGTGACTTCATGGAAGTTGAGACACCTATGCTTGTGGCAAATCCGGGCGGAGCTGCGGCAAGACCTTTCGAGACACATTACAATGCCCTTAACGAGGATGTTAAGCTTCGTATTTCTCTTGAATTATACTTAAAGAGACTTATCGTTGGCGGTCTTGAAAGAGTATACGAAATCGGACGAGTATTCCGTAATGAAGGTGTTGACACCAGACATAACCCTGAATTTACACTTATGGAATTATATCAGGCATACACAGATTACAACGGCATGATGGAACTTACAGAAAGCATGTTCCGTTATCTTGCCGAAAAAGTATGCGGTTCAACCAAATTCACATACAACGGAATTGAAATTGATTTTGGCAAGCCATTCGAGCGTATTACAATGACAGACTGTGTCAAGAAATACGCAGGAATTGACTTCGATGCAGTTAAGACAGACGAAGAAGCAAAGGCCCTTGCAAAAGAGCATAATATCGAATATGAAGAAAGACACAACAAGGGTCATATCCTTAATCTTTTCTTTGAGGAATATTGTGAAAAAGAACTTGTCCAGCCTACATTCGTAATGGATCATCCGATTGCAATTTCTCCTCTTACCAAGAAGAAACCAACAGATCCTGAGAAAGTTGAACGTTTTGAGTTATTTATAAACGGATGGGAAATGTGTAACGCTTACTCAGAGCTTAATGATCCGATTGACCAGAGAGAGCGTTTTGCACTTCAGGACGCAGCTGCGGCAGCAGGTGACGAAGAAGCAGAACACACAGACGAGGACTTCTTAAATGCCCTTGAAATCGGTATGCCACCTACAGGCGGTATCGGTTACGGAATCGACAGACTTGTTATGTTACTTACAGACAGTCCTGCCATCAGGGATGTATTATTGTTCCCGACAATGAAGTCATTAGACGCTGATAAGAAGACTTCTAAGACTTCCGAATCAGCTCCTGTAGAGGAAACTAAACCTGTTGAAAAAATAGATTTCTCAAATGTTAAAATAGAGCCATTGTTTGAGGAAACAGTTGATTTTGATACATTCTCAAAATCAGATTTCAGAGCAGTTAAGGTTAAAGAATGTGTTGCAGTTCCTAAGAGCAAGAAACTTTTACAGTTTACTTTAGATGATGGAACAGGCACAGACCGCACAATTTTAAGCGGTATTCATAGCTTTTATGAGCCGGAAGAATTAGTCGGAAAGACTCTTATCGCTATCACCAACCTCCCACCTAGAGCAATGATGGGCATTGAGTCTTGCGGTATGCTCCTTTCAGCAGTTAATAACCTCAAGGATTCAGAGGATGAAGAACTTCATCTTTTGATGGTAGATGACAGAATTCCGGCAGGTGCAAAGCTCTACTAAGAAGTACCGTTTTACCCTATAAAACGGTATGTACTTCATTTGTGAAAAAGCTCTGAAAATACACAAATACACCAAATTTACACCAAATGGTGCTTGAAACGGTGCAGAGCCTTAAAAATCGCATAATTTGGAACATCAGCAGGAAAACAAGCACGAGCAAAGCGAGTATTTGTTTTCACCTGATGTGACAACGACAAAGCCGTTGGATTTTGGAGTGATAAATGAGTGGGCAATTCCAATCGGGATTGCCCATTTTTAAAACAAACAGAAATACAAATCAGAGTTTGTGATGGTAGATAATATGGAATGGTTTAATGTTTTTGGGCTGATTTTTATTGCAGTCATTATGATACCCAATGTTGTATTTGCGATTAAGTGCAAAGATGGATTTGATAATAAGTGGAACAATAAATATGTTGAGGTCACAGAACAAGTAGGGAGATTGGGTTGTTTCGGATTCATGATAATCAATATTCCGGGAACTTGGTTCGGGTGGTGGTCTGACGAAGCATTTGCACTATATCTGATTGTAGATACCATATTGGTAATGCTTTATTGTGCTATTTGGATTATATGTTTTAAGAAAAACAGCGTTTTCAGAGCATTAGCACTTTCTATTATTCCTTCAATGTTGTTCTTATTTAGTGGGATTATGAGTAGGTCGGTGCTATTGATTATTGCATCAGTATTATTTGCACCAAGTCATATTGTGATTTCATATAAAAATGTAAAATGATATTTACAACTTCTAGTTTTGATTTGACTTAATTCATAACATTTATTAACTGTTATATCTTATCCTCGTGAAGTCCGCAACCCCTTGAAAATGCTAAATTTGTAGCGAGTGAGTTTGCCCTTACGCTTTCCCTTGTGTTATATCCTTTTCCCTCATGTTACGAATGCTCACAAGGGCAAAATTAAGGGAAAGAAAATCCAGTAACAAATTATAACATGAAATGAAAATGGCAGGAAGAACGGATTGAAATGCTTTCAAAACTTTTAGAAAATTAAGGAAAGGACAGATAAGATATGAGATTGATTTATGCAAGATATAATCCGCAATGTAATAGCATAGATGTAACCACGTTTGAAAATGTAGTGCTTAGAATTGATTGCAATAAGGCAGAGGAAGGATTGAGAACTACTCCCGGCTCCCAGTGTTCGTTGAATGCTTTGGCTATTGATAATCCATTAGAATATGCAAGATTATACTTGGATGGAGAAATGCAAGTATGGGTTGATGCAGAGGATCGTTTAGATACGTGGTGATTTTGCTAATATAATATCATGATAGAGGTCTAGTACTAAAAATTCCAGAAAAATATATAGAACGTACGGTTATTCCATAATAAGAGGCAGGAATCTTAAGTTTCTAGATGTTTGAATTTTGCCTTAAGGTAAATAGAGAGGACACATTGATTTTTCAGTGTATCCCCTCTATTTAAAATTATTTTTAAATAGTTCTTGCACAAAAACAAATAGCATGCTAAAATCTATTTAAAGAAAGTTTTAAATAGGTAAAAGATATGGGAGAAACTAACATTTTTAAAGTATTGGCAGATAGCCAGCGAAGAGACATTCTTATTATGTTGAGAAATGAACGATTAAATGCCGGAGAGATTGCTGAAAAATTACAGATTACACCGGCTGCTCTTTCTTATCATTTAAAATTACTTAAAAACGCAGACTTGATATCTGAATATAAAGAGAAAAACTTTGTTTATTATGAAATCAACACTACGGTTTTCGATGAATTAATTATATGGGTTAACCAGTTTGGAGGAAAAAAAGTATGAAAAAAATAATGTGGATAGTAGCAATGATACCAGTTGTAGTTACAAGTGTTGTACTACAGTTTATGCCTGATATTATACCTATGCATCATGACTTGGAGGGAAACACTGACAGATGGGGAAGTAAAACAGAAAGCTTTATTTTTCCGGTAATTATTTTGTTTATTACACTGTTTTGGCACTTGCTAATCTATGTGTTTGAGAAAAAATCAAAAAATGCAAATACAGAAAAGGAACAGATGGAAGCAAAATCTTCTGCAAAGGTATTATGTGTTGTAGGAATTTCGCAAGCAATCATGTTCGGGATTATGCATTATTTTATTCTTTATTCTTCTTGGATACAGGCAAATGCAGGTGGTGAACATGCGGTTATTGACATTGCAAAAGTTTCATGTATTTTGTGTGGTATTATATTTATTGTATTAGGAAATTTTATGACAAAGGCAAAACGAAATGCAGTAGTGGGAGTTCGAACCGTTTGGAGTATGCACAATGATAATACATGGAGAAAGAGTAACCGCTTTGGTGCAATATGTATTATTATTACGGGGTTATTGACTATCATTACAACCGTATTTACAAGTGGGATGACTGGCACAATCTTTATGTTGATTTATTTATTATTAGCAACAATTGTAACTGTGGTATACTCAAAAAAGATATATGATAAGGAAATAAAAAAATAATTTGTATCTTTATGCGAGAGGGTGAAATTCCAGTCTTTTACGGAGAGATAACAAACGAAGGGAGGCAATTGCCTCCCTTCGTTTGTTATCTACTCCTTCCACGGTTTGGTGGAGAATATGGTCTTGTTAACTCTCGCTCCTTTATGTCCTGTTTCTTAGATATAAGCCTATCGTGTAGAGACTGTGGCTTTTCTCCATACCGTTGTTTCCAATTCTTAAGGCTGTCCTGATAATCCCCATAAGCTGTCTCTGACTTATGAAATGCTTTGTAGAAGGCTTCCGCATTCTGATACCCGTATTCCTTTACGATATGGGATAATCGGGCTTTCATTCGGGAAATACGTTCCTCCAATCCGGCTATCTCTGTTGAAAGTTCGGAACGCCTTTTTGCTTTGAAGATACCTTTGCTGTCGGACAGTTCAATTTCAAGGTCACTTCGCTGTTTCTCGAGTGCAAAAATTGCTTTATTCTGTTCTTGCAGCTTTTGATAAATTTCGCATAAGTGCTTGTAAGAAACTGCTTCCGGTGATGGCTGTGGTCTTGGCGGTATGGCAGGCTTTGGTGTATCTGTCTGCTTTCTGCTTTCTTCTGGTACAGCTTTCTGCTCTTTGAAATCTGTGTTCTCCGGTCTTGCTTCAAGCTCTTTGGAAATTACTTTATCTGCAAGCTCCAGAGTTTTGAGAAATACTTTGGAGATTAACAGTTCTAATACTGCAATGGCAGTACCGATAATGGAAGATAACAGATTCGGTCTGTTTCCGTAAAGCCATACGGATTCCACAATCTTGTCCGTTATCCGTTCCTTTTTTATCTGCATGATTTCTGACTTGGAAACACCCGTTACAATCGCTCTGTCAACAGTCTGATTCCACAAGGTGCGTTTACTGTTGTCTGCCTCAATCTCGGTGGCTTTCGGATTGTTCTTACCAATCTTTTTGGTGGCAAGATACATACCGCCACGCTCAAAAACTTCTAACCGCTGGCTTTTATCCCACACATACTGATTGATAAGATTGGTATAATCCTGCTTGACGGTATCAAGGAAATTTTCAGCCTTGAAGTGTTTATCCTTAATGGAGAAAATCTGTCTTTCGTATACCTCACCTTTGTGAATCACCTTACACCTTTTACGGATATTTCCTTCTTCATCAAGTATCTCTTTCTTGGTGCGTACATGATTTCCCTTTTCGTCATAGAACATATTGCGGGTGGCAACCTTTTCTATGGGCTGTTCCAAGAGTGTACGCTCCGAAAAAATGAGATGGATGTGATAGTTGGTTTTCCGCTTATTGTGATGCAGGGCTGCGATACAGTCCGTTCCGTAAGTCTGTCTGAAATGGTCTGTAAATATCTGCAACAGTCTGTCTGGAGGATACTCCGTAAAAGATTCCGGCAGGGCTATGATCAATTCCCTTGCCTCAATACATTTCCCCTCCGTACCGTTTTTTTTAAATTCTGCCTGATTATATTTTGCAAGGTCAGTCCAAAAATTACGGTCTGTGGTTTCATATACCGCATACAGATTTTCCTGCTTCTTTGGGCTTGAAATATAATAAATTCTTCCCCGGACATTGTGGAGCTTCGTCATCTGAATAAATGAATTTCTTGGCATGTGCTTCCTCCTTTCCGTATCTGCCAAGTACGAAGCTGCAAGAAATGAGGATGGGAAACTTTCTAATGTGAAAGTGAGTAGGCTACATAGGTAGCCTGTCTACGAACATATCCGCCTGTCGGCGAAAAGCTCCCAGCAGGGCGAAATACACAGAGTACAAATCGTAAGATTTGTGCGAGGGGTGTATTTCGCTCTCAAACGCCGAGGGCTTGTATAAAAAAGTTTCTTCCCCACTTCTTAAATTTCCGGTTGTATCTTAGAGGAAGCACATGGTATAATCTATTTGCGTGTAGGTATATCATGGCTTCGGTCAGATACATACCTTAGGGATGGTCTTAGGACTGTCCCTATTTAATTTGTCACATTTCTTGTGACAGCTCTGACATTTCCTTTGTCCCTTAAGTCCCTGCCTTCATTGGCGGTCATGAACTTTTCAAGCATATCCGTTTTGATAAGGACTTTCCGTCCTACCTTCAATACCGGAAGCTTTTTCCATTCTACCAGTTTCCGCAGGGTATTTCTGCCGATACCCGTATAGTCGGCAGCTTCCTCAATGGACAGTGCAATCTTCACTTCTGTCATTAAAACACCTCCTCTTGAATTGCATAATGCAATTTTGCAACTATGCCTACTATATAACTTTTATATCTTCTTGTCAAGCGTTACGAAATTTTAAAAGTAATTATTAACTTGCATATTGCAATGCTACTTTTACTGTGTTATACTTTAGCCATACCGAAAAAGGAGGCGTATCAGAATGAAAGATAAAGAATTACGCAAGTTAATCGGTAGCAGGGCAAAACAACGCAGACTGGAATTAGGTGTCAACCAGCCTTATATAGCAGAAAAGATGGGAGTTACCGCTTCCACCATACAGCGGTATGAGGCAGGAACGATTGACAACACCAAGAA
Proteins encoded:
- a CDS encoding SdpI family protein, giving the protein MKKIMWIVAMIPVVVTSVVLQFMPDIIPMHHDLEGNTDRWGSKTESFIFPVIILFITLFWHLLIYVFEKKSKNANTEKEQMEAKSSAKVLCVVGISQAIMFGIMHYFILYSSWIQANAGGEHAVIDIAKVSCILCGIIFIVLGNFMTKAKRNAVVGVRTVWSMHNDNTWRKSNRFGAICIIITGLLTIITTVFTSGMTGTIFMLIYLLLATIVTVVYSKKIYDKEIKK
- a CDS encoding helix-turn-helix domain-containing protein, which encodes MTEVKIALSIEEAADYTGIGRNTLRKLVEWKKLPVLKVGRKVLIKTDMLEKFMTANEGRDLRDKGNVRAVTRNVTN
- the greA gene encoding transcription elongation factor GreA; amino-acid sequence: MAEKKNLMTYEGLKKLEDELQDLKVNRRKEVAQKIKEAREQGDLSENAEYDAAKDEQRDIEARIEEIEKILKNAEVADDEFGAGVINLGSTVTVYDCEFDEELVFKLVGSTEAKSLENKISNEAPLGKALIGKVAGDEVEVETPSGIMKYKVINVTRE
- a CDS encoding MobA/MobL family protein gives rise to the protein MPRNSFIQMTKLHNVRGRIYYISSPKKQENLYAVYETTDRNFWTDLAKYNQAEFKKNGTEGKCIEARELIIALPESFTEYPPDRLLQIFTDHFRQTYGTDCIAALHHNKRKTNYHIHLIFSERTLLEQPIEKVATRNMFYDEKGNHVRTKKEILDEEGNIRKRCKVIHKGEVYERQIFSIKDKHFKAENFLDTVKQDYTNLINQYVWDKSQRLEVFERGGMYLATKKIGKNNPKATEIEADNSKRTLWNQTVDRAIVTGVSKSEIMQIKKERITDKIVESVWLYGNRPNLLSSIIGTAIAVLELLISKVFLKTLELADKVISKELEARPENTDFKEQKAVPEESRKQTDTPKPAIPPRPQPSPEAVSYKHLCEIYQKLQEQNKAIFALEKQRSDLEIELSDSKGIFKAKRRSELSTEIAGLEERISRMKARLSHIVKEYGYQNAEAFYKAFHKSETAYGDYQDSLKNWKQRYGEKPQSLHDRLISKKQDIKERELTRPYSPPNRGRSR
- the lysS gene encoding lysine--tRNA ligase, whose protein sequence is MADNNTQNQDINGLLQIRRDKLADLVEKGKNPFEITKYDVTHHTSDVKELYTAHENELLAGRPEPDVEGLDEQQKRETLKADYNAKREIMDASPIDVTIAGRMMFKRVMGKASFCNIQDLKGNIQVYVSKDGVGEDSYADFKKSDIGDIFGIKGFAFRTMTGEISIHASEIVLLSKSLQILPEKYHGLTDTDARYRQRYVDLIMNSEVKDTFIKRSMIIKEIRNFLAGRDFMEVETPMLVANPGGAAARPFETHYNALNEDVKLRISLELYLKRLIVGGLERVYEIGRVFRNEGVDTRHNPEFTLMELYQAYTDYNGMMELTESMFRYLAEKVCGSTKFTYNGIEIDFGKPFERITMTDCVKKYAGIDFDAVKTDEEAKALAKEHNIEYEERHNKGHILNLFFEEYCEKELVQPTFVMDHPIAISPLTKKKPTDPEKVERFELFINGWEMCNAYSELNDPIDQRERFALQDAAAAAGDEEAEHTDEDFLNALEIGMPPTGGIGYGIDRLVMLLTDSPAIRDVLLFPTMKSLDADKKTSKTSESAPVEETKPVEKIDFSNVKIEPLFEETVDFDTFSKSDFRAVKVKECVAVPKSKKLLQFTLDDGTGTDRTILSGIHSFYEPEELVGKTLIAITNLPPRAMMGIESCGMLLSAVNNLKDSEDEELHLLMVDDRIPAGAKLY
- a CDS encoding DUF6061 family protein, with the protein product MRLIYARYNPQCNSIDVTTFENVVLRIDCNKAEEGLRTTPGSQCSLNALAIDNPLEYARLYLDGEMQVWVDAEDRLDTW
- a CDS encoding autorepressor SdpR family transcription factor, which gives rise to MGETNIFKVLADSQRRDILIMLRNERLNAGEIAEKLQITPAALSYHLKLLKNADLISEYKEKNFVYYEINTTVFDELIIWVNQFGGKKV